In one Saccharibacillus brassicae genomic region, the following are encoded:
- a CDS encoding ABC transporter ATP-binding protein has translation MTLSINQLGKQYGGHYVVDNVTLEVKAGEAFGLLGGNGAGKTTTIRSVLGLLEYDRGEVLWNGKSFLENRPSIGYLPEERGLYPKETVSEQLTYLARLEGMKKGEAQKALKGWLERLGIAEHEHKRVEQLSKGNQQKVQIISALIHDPELVILDEPFSGLDPVNADMLASVVKEQIELGKAVVFCSHQMMQVEQFCENICIMKKGQMRLNGSLSDIKSSYGRNNLILRSDADLTPFLEEKGLSDIRRNAQEWTIKVQGEQQAHALMRELGQSGIPMLKFELKEPSLHEIFIEKVGEAV, from the coding sequence GTGACACTTTCAATCAATCAATTGGGCAAGCAATACGGAGGCCATTACGTGGTCGACAATGTAACGTTAGAGGTTAAAGCCGGAGAAGCGTTCGGGCTGCTTGGCGGAAACGGGGCAGGCAAGACGACGACGATTCGTTCGGTGCTGGGACTTCTCGAATATGACCGGGGCGAGGTACTCTGGAACGGCAAGTCGTTTCTGGAAAATCGTCCGAGCATCGGCTATCTGCCGGAAGAGCGAGGATTGTATCCGAAAGAAACGGTGAGCGAGCAGCTTACATATCTGGCCCGTCTGGAGGGAATGAAGAAAGGCGAAGCGCAGAAGGCTCTTAAGGGTTGGTTGGAACGTCTCGGCATTGCGGAGCATGAGCATAAGCGGGTCGAGCAGCTGTCGAAAGGCAATCAGCAGAAGGTGCAAATCATTTCGGCGCTGATTCATGACCCTGAACTGGTGATTCTGGATGAGCCGTTCAGCGGACTTGATCCGGTCAATGCGGATATGCTGGCCTCGGTAGTCAAGGAGCAGATTGAACTCGGGAAAGCTGTGGTTTTCTGCAGTCACCAGATGATGCAGGTCGAGCAGTTTTGCGAAAACATCTGCATTATGAAAAAAGGGCAGATGCGACTGAACGGAAGCTTGTCCGATATCAAAAGTTCATACGGTCGCAACAATCTCATTCTGCGAAGCGACGCGGATCTGACGCCTTTCCTTGAAGAAAAGGGGTTGTCGGATATCCGTCGCAATGCGCAAGAATGGACAATCAAGGTGCAGGGAGAACAGCAAGCCCATGCGCTGATGCGCGAACTCGGTCAGTCCGGGATACCGATGCTCAAGTTCGAACTCAAGGAACCTTCGCTGCATGAAATCTTTATTGAAAAGGTGGGAGAAGCGGTATGA
- a CDS encoding response regulator transcription factor: protein MIKILLVDDHPSVGEGTKLLLEQDPEVRVTSLSLPMEALELLQTEEFDILLFDLNMPGISGLELTKRVVTAQPDSRVLIYTGYDISPHFNVLIDSGVSGFVSKTASREQLLTAIRCVMRDEAVIPVQLLRQLRRSDIRVSTREDNTLETVSINEREQEILQEVASGRSNKDIAAKLLMSQRTVEYSLTRVFEKLGVRSRSEAIAEARRIGLLSENTIF, encoded by the coding sequence ATGATTAAAATTTTGCTGGTCGACGACCACCCTTCCGTAGGGGAAGGAACCAAGCTGCTGTTGGAGCAGGACCCCGAAGTTCGCGTGACCTCGCTGTCTTTGCCGATGGAAGCGTTAGAGCTGCTGCAAACGGAAGAATTCGATATTTTGCTTTTCGATCTGAATATGCCGGGTATCAGCGGACTGGAGCTGACGAAGCGGGTCGTGACCGCGCAGCCGGACAGCCGGGTGCTGATCTATACCGGATACGACATCAGTCCGCACTTTAATGTGCTGATCGATTCCGGCGTCTCGGGCTTCGTCAGCAAGACTGCCAGCCGGGAGCAGCTGCTTACGGCGATCCGGTGCGTAATGCGCGACGAGGCCGTGATTCCCGTGCAGCTGCTTCGCCAGCTTCGGCGCAGCGATATTCGCGTCTCTACGCGGGAAGACAACACGCTCGAAACGGTCTCGATCAACGAACGCGAGCAGGAGATTTTGCAGGAAGTCGCCAGCGGACGAAGCAACAAAGACATTGCCGCCAAGCTGCTGATGAGCCAGCGTACCGTCGAATACAGCTTAACGCGCGTGTTCGAAAAGCTCGGCGTGCGTTCGCGTTCCGAAGCGATCGCCGAAGCGAGACGAATCGGACTATTGTCCGAGAATACGATTTTTTAG
- a CDS encoding SDR family NAD(P)-dependent oxidoreductase has product MKYTVITGASSGIGYEAALAFAARGKNLILAARRTEELERLKAQVAEIDAGLDVVIRTVDLSVSANVHEFYGSLADYSIETWINNAGFGNFASVGEQQLPKIEQMIHLNIEALTILSSLYVRDYAEQEGTQILNISSGGGYTIVADAVTYCATKFYVSAFTEGLAQELKGKNLPMRAKVLAPAATETEFAKRSFDVDEFEYAGRVAKFHTGAQMAGFLLDLYDSEHTVGIVNGATYDFELKDPIYPYAGRSQTGSRD; this is encoded by the coding sequence ATGAAGTATACGGTCATTACCGGCGCCAGTTCGGGCATCGGGTACGAAGCGGCGCTGGCGTTTGCGGCCCGCGGCAAAAACCTGATTCTGGCGGCGCGCCGCACGGAAGAGTTGGAGCGGCTCAAAGCGCAGGTCGCGGAGATCGATGCCGGTCTCGACGTCGTGATTCGTACTGTGGACTTGTCCGTCTCGGCCAACGTGCACGAATTTTACGGGAGCCTGGCCGATTATTCGATCGAGACGTGGATCAACAACGCCGGTTTCGGCAATTTTGCGTCCGTCGGAGAGCAGCAGCTGCCCAAGATCGAGCAGATGATCCATCTCAATATCGAAGCGCTGACGATTCTGTCTTCTCTGTACGTACGCGATTATGCGGAACAAGAAGGCACGCAGATCCTCAACATTTCGTCCGGCGGCGGCTATACGATCGTGGCCGACGCGGTAACCTACTGCGCGACCAAGTTCTACGTCAGCGCTTTTACCGAAGGACTCGCCCAGGAGTTAAAAGGCAAAAACCTGCCGATGCGCGCCAAAGTGCTCGCTCCCGCCGCGACAGAGACCGAATTCGCCAAACGTTCTTTTGACGTCGACGAATTCGAATATGCGGGCCGGGTCGCCAAGTTCCATACCGGAGCGCAGATGGCCGGCTTCCTGCTCGACCTGTACGACAGCGAGCACACAGTCGGCATCGTGAACGGCGCGACGTACGATTTCGAACTGAAAGATCCGATCTACCCGTACGCCGGCCGAAGCCAGACCGGAAGCCGGGATTAA
- a CDS encoding DUF4177 domain-containing protein — MYEYKFVKVELSSFKRDPKEPYHDIVHQYAAEGWRLNQIFAPAISGYGIATFYELIFERFVPEA, encoded by the coding sequence ATGTATGAATACAAATTCGTCAAAGTGGAACTCAGCAGCTTCAAACGGGACCCGAAAGAGCCCTACCACGACATCGTGCATCAGTATGCGGCGGAGGGCTGGAGATTGAATCAGATCTTCGCCCCGGCGATCTCGGGTTACGGTATCGCGACGTTCTACGAGCTGATCTTCGAACGGTTCGTGCCGGAAGCGTAA
- a CDS encoding MerR family transcriptional regulator, with amino-acid sequence MYTIGETAELLGISAHTLRYYEKEEIVRPLRDAGGDRRYDESHIKWLQFVIKLKETRMPIASIKKYASLVIEGEQTAGDRLNLLAEHQRSIRAQMQTLQDADEMLTFKIASYRTLAEA; translated from the coding sequence ATGTACACGATCGGCGAAACGGCGGAACTGCTCGGTATCAGCGCGCATACGCTCCGGTATTATGAAAAAGAAGAAATCGTTCGTCCGCTCCGGGATGCCGGAGGCGACAGAAGGTACGACGAATCGCATATCAAATGGCTGCAGTTCGTCATCAAGCTCAAGGAAACGCGGATGCCGATCGCTTCGATCAAGAAGTACGCTTCCCTCGTGATCGAAGGCGAACAGACGGCGGGCGACCGCCTAAACCTGCTGGCCGAGCACCAGCGCTCCATTCGGGCGCAGATGCAGACGCTTCAGGACGCGGACGAGATGCTGACGTTCAAGATCGCGTCTTACCGCACATTGGCCGAAGCGTAG
- a CDS encoding ABC transporter permease — MKPFGIIFGHSFKGRVRSKSFTWMTLLLVAVIAAIVVVPKFLGGQALTQGTVAVVNNSSLPVQADELASTVSPIYEWDMVQQSELAAQQKLLQSEDLAAIVVIERSADAAAAPQITLSVNRQDDVTFASNLSAYVERLNVSDRVESLGLTTEQATALTVQPIFELNELNAGAKSLTETYLPIYALLMLMFFMIYLFAGNVATSVSVEKGSRIQEILITKVSPVQLLAGKVLGVGLAGILQFAIVLGSGALLLTFSGTGESLSLAGLSFDLSVFNGKMIVVAALMFVLGYFFYSTLFAAAGSIVSRSEEVSQAIMPVSMVLMAGYFLAMIVLSNPDGILAVVSSYIPFFTPMVLLARVGAGEPALIEIALPIVILAASTVLVGLLSAKIYRGGVLLYGQKPSMVTMLKMLGSTEKKASRSQSGAPAPGAKDAA, encoded by the coding sequence ATGAAACCATTCGGAATTATATTCGGACATTCGTTCAAGGGGCGCGTCCGCTCCAAGTCCTTCACATGGATGACCTTATTGTTGGTAGCTGTCATTGCAGCGATCGTGGTAGTCCCGAAATTCCTTGGCGGTCAAGCGCTGACGCAGGGTACGGTTGCTGTTGTTAACAACTCGTCGCTGCCGGTTCAAGCCGACGAGCTGGCCTCGACCGTCTCGCCGATCTATGAATGGGACATGGTGCAGCAGAGTGAACTTGCGGCTCAACAAAAGCTGCTGCAAAGCGAAGATTTAGCCGCGATCGTTGTTATTGAACGAAGCGCGGACGCTGCTGCGGCTCCGCAAATCACATTGTCGGTCAATCGGCAGGATGATGTGACTTTTGCATCGAATCTGTCGGCCTACGTGGAGCGTCTGAACGTGAGCGACCGCGTGGAATCACTGGGATTAACGACTGAGCAGGCGACTGCGTTAACGGTACAGCCGATTTTTGAATTGAACGAGCTGAATGCCGGAGCCAAGTCGTTGACCGAGACCTATCTGCCGATTTATGCGTTGTTGATGCTGATGTTCTTCATGATCTATTTGTTCGCCGGAAATGTCGCAACTTCGGTCTCCGTGGAAAAAGGCTCGCGCATTCAAGAAATTCTGATTACGAAAGTCAGTCCCGTACAGCTGTTGGCAGGAAAAGTATTGGGCGTAGGGCTGGCGGGTATCCTGCAGTTTGCGATCGTTCTCGGCTCGGGTGCTCTATTGCTGACATTCAGCGGGACGGGCGAAAGCCTATCGCTGGCCGGACTATCCTTCGACTTATCGGTGTTTAATGGGAAAATGATCGTTGTGGCTGCTCTGATGTTCGTACTGGGTTACTTCTTCTATTCGACTTTGTTTGCGGCAGCCGGTTCGATTGTCAGCCGCAGCGAAGAAGTCAGTCAAGCGATCATGCCGGTTTCTATGGTACTGATGGCCGGATATTTTCTCGCGATGATCGTGCTTAGCAATCCGGATGGAATCTTGGCAGTCGTCTCCTCATACATTCCGTTCTTCACGCCGATGGTTCTGCTGGCCCGGGTGGGTGCTGGCGAACCCGCGCTAATAGAGATTGCGTTGCCGATCGTGATTCTCGCCGCATCGACGGTGCTGGTTGGTCTGTTATCGGCCAAAATCTATCGCGGCGGCGTGCTGCTGTACGGACAAAAGCCTTCGATGGTGACGATGCTCAAGATGCTGGGTTCCACAGAGAAGAAAGCTTCCCGTTCGCAGTCCGGAGCACCCGCTCCCGGCGCGAAAGACGCCGCTTAA